The following DNA comes from Micromonospora chokoriensis.
GCCGAAGACCGGGGTGAGGAACTTGTGCTCGATCGACCTCTCTCTCGGCGACTTTTCGGGCTGCCGCTCGGGAAACTCCCAGTGCGCGCCGTTGAGGGTCGGGTCGAATCGCTCCTGCGGCACCGATGGCCGGTCCTTCGGGTCGAGGTCGACGCCCCAGCCGGGGATTCGCGCACGTAGCTCGTCACTGGATTCGGCACGTTTCGGCTTGTCGGCGGTGTAGGCCATGTCGGCTCCCGGTCGGGTCAGGCGGCATTCGGGATGATCAGCGGCTTGATGCAGCCGTCGAGCTTGGCCGAGAAGAGGTGGTACGCCTCGGCGATGTGTTCCAGCGGAATCCGGTGGGTCACGATGTCACTGGGCTTCAGGTAGCCGTTGCGGATGTGCTCGAACAGACGCGGCCACTGCCGCTTCACCGGGCACTGGTTCATCCGCAGGGTCAGGCCCTTGTTCAGCGCGTCACCGAACTTCACCGCGCTGAACATCGGCCCGTACGCGCCCATCACCGAGACGTTGCCGCCCTTGCGCACCGAGTCGATCGCCCAGTTCAGGGCGACCGGGGAGCCACCCTGCAGCTTCAGCTTCGCGGCGGTGACGTGCTGGAGGAGATTACCGTCGGCCTCCGCGCCGACCGCGTCGATCGCCACGTCGGCGCCCAGGTGGTCGGTGATCTTCTTCAGGTGGACGACGATGTCGTCGTACTCGGCGAAGTTGTAGGCCTCGGCGTGGGCGAACGACGCCGCCTTCTCCAACCGGTAGTCGAGGTGGTCGATGACGACGACCCGACCAGCGCCCATCAACCAGGCCGACTTCGCGGCGAACAGGCCCACCGGCCCGGCACCGAAGACGACGACCACGTCACCCTCGACGATGTCGCCGAGCTGTGCCCCGAAGTAACCGGTCGCCAACGCGTCGGTGAGCAGGACGGCGTCGTCGTCGTCCATCCACTCCGGAATCGGACTCGGACCGACGTCGGCGAACGGCACCCGCACGTACTCGGCCTGGCCTCCGTCGTAACCGCCGCAGGTGTGCGAGTAGCCGTAGATGCCGCCCACGGCGGTGGCGTTCGGGTTGACGTTGTGGCAGTTGCTGAACAGCCCTCGGGCGCAGAAGTAGCACGACCCGCAGTAGACGTTGAAGGGCACCATCACCCGGTCACCGGGCTGGAGGTTCCGCACCGACGGGCCCACCTCGTCGACCACGCCGACGAACTCGTGACCGAAGGTCATCCCGACCCGGGTGTCGGGCATCATGCCGTGGTAGAGGTGCAGATCGGACCCACAGATCGCCGCGCGCGTCACCTTGACGATCGCGTCGTTGGGATGCTCGATCGCGGGCCGGTCCTTCTCCTGCACCCGCAGGCGGTACGGACCGCGGTAGACCATCGCTCGCATCGGCTGCCTCCTGGAGCACAAGGGCTGGTGGATGTGTCGCCCCGGGGCCGGTCCGAAGCACCGTGAAGCTCGTACCCCTGGCTTTCTCTGACAAACCGGCGCGGGATGAGCCGCGACTCAGCCGGCCGCGCCGGTCCAATGCCGGCCTGTGCGGGGTGGCGGGGTCCGGGGCTGGGCCGAATTGAGTTCGATCCGGTGTGTCGGCTCGGGCAGGATGGCGGGGTGATCTGGGGGATACGGGGCGGCGGGGTTCAGCGGTCGGCGCACGCGGAGGCGGGGCCGCTCGCGATGTCGGCACGAGCGGCGGCGGCACTCGGCGAGGTCACCAGCCGGATGCTCACCACCTGGCTGGCGGATGCCCGCCCCGGCGCATGAGCGCACGCCGACGGTCACCGGCGCAGGACCTCCGGATCCGACCAGGTGGTCGTACCCGAACGGTCTAGGTGGTTCGCGGGTCAGCTGCCGGAGGTGCTTCGTCGGGTGGTGACGCACGGCGGATGACCAGCAGGGCGATGTCGTCGTCGGGGTGTTCCGGAGCGGTGCTGGTCATGATGTGGTCGCACAGCGCCTCGGCCGGCTCGGACCGCACAACGGTGGCGAGGCGGTCGATGCCGGTGTCGATCAGTTCGGTGCGGCGTTCGATGAGCCCGTCGGTGTAGAAGACGAGCGCCGCGCCGGGCGT
Coding sequences within:
- a CDS encoding zinc-dependent alcohol dehydrogenase; protein product: MRAMVYRGPYRLRVQEKDRPAIEHPNDAIVKVTRAAICGSDLHLYHGMMPDTRVGMTFGHEFVGVVDEVGPSVRNLQPGDRVMVPFNVYCGSCYFCARGLFSNCHNVNPNATAVGGIYGYSHTCGGYDGGQAEYVRVPFADVGPSPIPEWMDDDDAVLLTDALATGYFGAQLGDIVEGDVVVVFGAGPVGLFAAKSAWLMGAGRVVVIDHLDYRLEKAASFAHAEAYNFAEYDDIVVHLKKITDHLGADVAIDAVGAEADGNLLQHVTAAKLKLQGGSPVALNWAIDSVRKGGNVSVMGAYGPMFSAVKFGDALNKGLTLRMNQCPVKRQWPRLFEHIRNGYLKPSDIVTHRIPLEHIAEAYHLFSAKLDGCIKPLIIPNAA